Genomic segment of Amphibacillus xylanus NBRC 15112:
CCCTCACCCAAACTTGATATTAAAACGATCTAAAACAGTTATTAAAAATCGTATTAAAAAATGCACTAAGAAAAACTATTCATTAAAAAAGTTAGAGGAAAGAGCAATTTTATTGATTGAAATCGCAAAGGATTCATTTCCAGCAGTTGATGAAACAGACTATTCTTGTGAGTTAGTAAGGGATTATGCCAAGAAAATATTAGAGATGGAGGAAGAGCAAGATGAAATCATTCAAAGAATGACAGAAATGTCAAAAGACCGTAAAGAATACAGGATCCTTCGGTCATTTCCCGGAATAAAAGATAAATTAGCCTGTAGAATCATAGCTGAACTAGGGGATTTAACACGTTTTAAAAATAATAAACAACTAAATGCATACGCCGGTATAGATATCGTAAGATATCAGTCTGGAAATATGGAGTATAAAGATCGTATAAATAAACGAGGTAATAGTAGACTGCGTGGTATTTTGTATTTTATGATTGTCTCAATGCTTTCTGCTAAAGGAAAACAAATAAATCATTTAGTTGATTATTATTATAAATTAAAAAAACAACCCTATAATAAGCATCATAAGGTTGCAGTAGTCGCTTGTATGAATAAATTCTTGAAAGTCACATTTCATCTTATTCAAAACGACCTATTGTATGATTATGAGAAAGCTTCAAGCCAACAATAATCATACTATGATTTAATTATAACACAATAGACCTTGAAAAAAGACAAAAAACACAAGGTCTATTCGAAGTGCAAAATTTTAATTAATTCCCGGAGGGGTACCCCTCCGGGAATTAATTAAAAAAAGGGATTTAAACACTTGACTAAACGTAAGAAAGCGAGTGTATTTCACCTGCGGTGAACAAGTTGTATCTTAATTAAAATTAATATAAATTTATTCGCGACTTATTATAAAACCTACCAACACTATTTGACATTGAACCATTTTAAATTAATTCATAAATTTCACACAGACTACTTCTGGTGCTTTCACATTTGCTTGTTTTAGCGTTAATTTTCCAGTCTCTAGTTCACGTTCAAAAACAGTTAATGTTCCTGATTTTTGATTTGAAGCAATTAAAAACTTCTCATCAGGCGTTAAGACAAAATCACGTGGCCAATCTCCTTCTGTTGATGTCCAATCAACAAATTCAAGTAAATGCGTATCTTGATTAACTTTAAAAATCGCAATACTATTATGTCCTCTATTCCCAACATAGACAAACTTCCCATCACTTGTAACGTGAATCGCACTACCATCATTGACTTCATTAAATGAATCAGGAATTGCTTTCAATTGCTGTAATAGTTCAAATGAGCCATCTGCTTGATCATATTTTAATGTAAGTACCTCAGATGAAAGCTCAGTCATTACA
This window contains:
- a CDS encoding IS110 family RNA-guided transposase — encoded protein: MRCVIAFDVSRKSSTMAAYNEQGNCEFEGRLIHSKTGFSNLSKIIKDLSEKNNYTLEFVFEATGVYSAALERFLRENNLVYYSLNPLLAHLNTQSLRRNKTDISDAHQLAKNHFKNDYFQTYREDSYYEQMRTMSRRYDEIMKEKIQYKNRLHASLQLSFPDFDTAFINKSKLYYNLVQVFPHPNLILKRSKTVIKNRIKKCTKKNYSLKKLEERAILLIEIAKDSFPAVDETDYSCELVRDYAKKILEMEEEQDEIIQRMTEMSKDRKEYRILRSFPGIKDKLACRIIAELGDLTRFKNNKQLNAYAGIDIVRYQSGNMEYKDRINKRGNSRLRGILYFMIVSMLSAKGKQINHLVDYYYKLKKQPYNKHHKVAVVACMNKFLKVTFHLIQNDLLYDYEKASSQQ